The Anas platyrhynchos isolate ZD024472 breed Pekin duck chromosome Z, IASCAAS_PekinDuck_T2T, whole genome shotgun sequence genome includes a window with the following:
- the NIPSNAP3A gene encoding protein NipSnap homolog 3A: MLPPGLLRRPLAAAARLCGAWGRPQVLASLATGPRQNNGIFYEIRTYDIKPSRMKEFVELVNKYFHLRTAHSELVGFWTVELGAMNKAVHVWKYDNFAHRAAVRKALANDKDWQGKFISPALTCIEKQHNEVAYLVPWCQLGKPSKEGGVYEWVTFQMKPGGPALWGESFQAAINAHINTGYTKLIGVFHTEYGLLNTVHVIWWNESPDHRAAGRHSAHEDARVVAAVRDSVRFLESQHNMLMIPVACSPLK; the protein is encoded by the exons atgctgcccccggggctgctccgCCGACCcctggccgccgccgcccgcctgTGCGGGGCGTGGGGCCGCCCGCAG GTACTCGCATCCCTTGCTACAGGTCCCAGACAAAATAATGGCATTTTCTATGAAATTCGCACATACGATATTAAGCCATCGAGGATGAAGGAGTTTGTGGAACTGGTCAATAAGTACTTCCACCTTCGCACAGCTCACTCAGAGCTGGTGGGATTCTGGACTGTGGAGCTGGGAGCGATGAATAAGGCTGTCCATGTGTGGAAGTATG ATAATTTTGCCCACAGAGCAGCAGTCCGGAAGGCACTAGCCAATGACAAGGACTGGCAGGGAAAATTCATCTCTCCAGCCCTCACCTGTATAGAGAAGCAGCACAATGAAGTTGCTTATCTGGTACCCTGGTGTCAGCTTGGGAAACCTTCAAAAGAAGGGG GTGTATATGAGTGGGTTACTTTCCAGATGAAACCTGGTGGGCCAGCTCTGTGGGGTGAATCGTTCCAGGCTGCAATCAATGCTCACATCAATACAGGCTACACTAAGCTGATTGGAGTTTTCCACACAGAGTATGGGTTACTTAACACAG TCCATGTGATCTGGTGGAATGAGAGCCCAGATCACCGGGCAGCAGGAAGGCACAGTGCCCATGAAGATGCCAGAGTGGTAGCAGCTG TACGGGACAGCGTCAGGTTCTTGGAGTCCCAGCACAACATGCTGATGATTCCTGTGGCATGCTCACCCCTGAAGTAA